The Streptomyces sp. NBC_00576 genome contains the following window.
ACTCGACCAGCAAGATCTTCAACAAGCAAGATCTTCAACAGGCATACGATCTTTCCGTAAGCGCCAAGGCGGAGAAGGGTACGGGGAGCCACGATGGAACCCATCATCATCGTCCTGATCATTCTGGTGGTGTTGGTCTTCATCGCCCTGATCAAGACCATCCAGGTCATTCCACAGGCGAGCGCCGCCATCGTGGAACGGTTCGGCCGCTACACGCGGACACTGAACGCGGGCCTGAACATCGTCGTCCCGTTCATCGACACCATCCGTAACCGCATCGACCTCCGCGAGCAGGTCGTGCCGTTCCCGCCGCAGCCGGTGATCACCCAGGACAACCTGGTCGTCAACATCGACACCGTCATCTACTACCAGGTGACGGACGCACGGGCGGCGACGTACGAGGTGGCCAGCTACATCCAGGCCATCGAGCAGCTCACCGTCACCACCCTCCGCAACATCATCGGTGGCATGGACCTGGAGCGGACCCTGACCTCCCGCGAGGAGATCAACGCGGCCCTCCGCGGAGTTCTCGACGAGGCCACCGGCAAGTGGGGCATCCGCGTCAACCGCGTCGAGCTGAAGGCGATCGAGCCGCCGACCTCCATCCAGGACTCGATGGAGAAGCAGATGCGCGCCGACCGTGACAAGCGCGCCGCGATCCTCACCGCCGAAGGTATCCGCCAGTCCCAGATTCTCACCGCGGAAGGTGAGAAGCAGTCCGCGATCCTGCGCGCCGAAGGTGAGGCCAAGGCCGCCGCCCTGCGCGCCGAGGGCGAGGCCCAGGCCGTCCGCACGGTCTTCGAGGCCATCCACGCCGGCGACCCGGACCAGAAGCTCCTCTCCTACCAGTACCTCCAGATGCTCCCGAAGATCGCCCAGGGTGACGCCAACAAGCTCTGGATCGTCCCCAGCGAAATCGGCGACGCTCTGAAGGGCCTCTCCGGCGCCATGGGTAACTTCGGCAACCTGGGCGGCGGTTCGGGCGGCAGCGACAACTCGGGCGGCGGCACGGAACGCCGAGAAAAGCCGTCAATCACTGATTAACGTACGGCTACCCCCGCGCCCCCAAAGGGGCGCGGGGAACTGCGCGACCAGCCACAACGGGCCCGCGGCCAACGACCTACCAGTGGACTCCAAAAAAGTCCCACCCGCACAGACCTACGCCGCCGACTGCCCCAACCACTCCGGCAGCGCCTCGAAGTCGTCCTGCCCCAAAGCCAAGAGCATC
Protein-coding sequences here:
- a CDS encoding SPFH domain-containing protein, whose product is MEPIIIVLIILVVLVFIALIKTIQVIPQASAAIVERFGRYTRTLNAGLNIVVPFIDTIRNRIDLREQVVPFPPQPVITQDNLVVNIDTVIYYQVTDARAATYEVASYIQAIEQLTVTTLRNIIGGMDLERTLTSREEINAALRGVLDEATGKWGIRVNRVELKAIEPPTSIQDSMEKQMRADRDKRAAILTAEGIRQSQILTAEGEKQSAILRAEGEAKAAALRAEGEAQAVRTVFEAIHAGDPDQKLLSYQYLQMLPKIAQGDANKLWIVPSEIGDALKGLSGAMGNFGNLGGGSGGSDNSGGGTERREKPSITD